The DNA region ggAAacctgattggttgttttgtttcttagtgTGGCTtgctcattggctgggaaaaaacaatttagcaatttaaagcaaaaaatggtgcaatttgtgataaattgcaccaattagagccaatcagattacagggaccaccagtgatttcaaaatggatgtaataattaattaaacTGATTGGTAGGCCTGCATTTCCTAGGGGCAGGATTTTAAGATGACCCAAATTGACGCTCCTGTTCAGCCCTTAAGATCCATAGTTATATGTTTGTAATCAACGGTGCTGAACGACAATCTCCGTTCTATTTATGTATATCTATTATGTCCAATTACGCAATATCACAAATTAAATTGGACATGCTTGAGAATTTTGGCGTGCACTGCTGCACGAACATTTAATCTTTAGTGGAAGATGATGTAACctgcatgaaaaaaagaaaataagttcAAGCAAATGCCGAAGACAAAGAGTTATGGTGTGAAAACTACCTTGCGATTACGTCTGAATTTGGGAGCTGAGCCAAACTCTCTGTTCATGAAAAGAATAAAGTCTCCGAAAAACAGCTCAAAGACGATGGGACTTCTTTGATTCATCCTACCGGTACTTGCGACCACATTTGACGCCGTGCTCTGATTTCTAGCTTAGAATTAGTATcataaatttaaatgaaaatccaACTCTCTCACCTCAGATGGTTCAATGATAGCAGTACATTGAGGAAACTTACGGTTGAGCGTAGAAGCCATAGCAAGGCCCCCCGCTCCTCCTCCGACCACAACAAATTGGTAACTATGTTGACCTTGACTTCGAAGCGAAGTATTGAAATTCCTCGAACCAAGTTTGTGTAAAACTCGACCAGAATATctgattgaaaacattttcttagCCTGTAATAAGATGTCTGAACGTAACAATACAGTGATCTAAACGGACGTCAAAGGGGAAATGATTAGACGCATGTATTGTGCAAACCACTGGGGGTAGTGGTGAGTGTCGAGAATATTCCTAAGCCTCCCATCCCtaaaagatatatttttcaaactgCCGGGGTACTGATGAGCATTAGGGGAGACTCCTGaacttcccctcccctcccttagTAGGCCACTTCCTAGTTCTTGcggttcagtgatctggtgCCAAAATTACGCCGCTAGGACGAGCCGCTTCATTGGAATACAGAATAAACTGTTGTGGTGGTGAATCACTTAACCGCAAGAACTCAGAAGTGGCGTTTTGTCTACTGTTTGTCTTTGTGTTTGTACAGCTTTTTCTCACGCGTCGACACAAAGAAGGCGGTTTCCAGTATGGAGGTTGGTTACTTGGAGGCCTTCACCAAAATATGGGAACATGTTCATATGCAATGGAAAGATGGAGCTCCAAGAGTAACTTTCCTGACAGATTTTATCGAGGACATTTCCAGCTATAGCTATATATCCGCGAGGGACATAATTGTTTGTCTTTTCCTTGGTGTTGCTTTCACCATCTTGCGATATTTCTTAACAGCTGCAGCTTTCAAGGTGCGTTACACGAAATATTTACGTTCTTCAAATAACCTGAAgccttttgtcattttcaagaTATCATTAGCCTTGTGTTTACATGGAGCTTTCGAACTTCCGTCTGATGATATTGGAGCTGAAATTGAACAGATATTAAACCATGTTTTCGCTTTGATGGGCAAGTAGCAATATAAGAATACTGATGATCATGGGAATATTCAATGCTCAAACCTAATTATTCTGAATTGTATCTCAGTGATAGAACAGGTTTCTAATTTAACACATCGGAATAGACTTTCTCTAcagtgaaaattttttcaatattacaAGAATCTTTGTTTGAACGATTCAAACCGTTTAGATTACCATCCCGTTGCGTTCTTCCTAAATATGGTCAACCTTGATTTTGATCTTCTGTTCATATCACGCAACACATTtctaaattaagttttatccAGTTCGATTACTTTCCTCTTCCccatcatttttaaaaacatgatttttttttctctcttaccTCAGTGACCTGGTTTATATCGCATTTGTCGTATATTTATTGTGATCACAAGCTTGGCATAAGTAGCCGATAAGCAGCTTGTTGTCAATTCGATTCTTTAATTCGATAATCTTCTGATCCTAAGAGATCTTGAACGAATCTTAGTTGTTTGATATGTTTAAATTCTGATGTCATTTTCGCACTTTTTCACGTGTTATGAGGAAGAGCTTATACAAAACTGATGGgaagaaaatgattttgaaaaaaattgttgtaaatttgaatgaagggaattaattaatattcaatTTAGCTAGTCTTCAAAACATTCAAATTGGTCAgtgtgaattatttttcaatttgtggGATTCGaagttaattttgatattttaagtattttgaaGAACTTTTTTATCCTTAATCTTTGGGaatgaagatttttttcaatagttttgattaatatttaaaatttggtGAAGCTATGCATCATTAACATTATTCAATTCAAATCAAATCCTTAAATGTTTAGCATTTTGTCCAACCTGTGTTTCTTTAATAagatttttaattatattttgcTTTTCTAGCAGCAGGGCTGGGGTATCATTTAACATAGAGAGAGCTACTTACTACatgactaatttttttttcattaaaaaatatattgattcaTATGTAAGAGAAAAAACatcattgataatttttttcactaatcCTTACTGGAATATGCTTATTTAAAAGGCATTAAATCACATCTGATCAAACCTGCATTTGTTGTGGAAGGAAGTTATATGATTAAAAGAAAGCTTCCAagtacaaattttgtttttgcatcACAAATtagaattattaaaaaaaaaagaaaaaagtgttgttgttgttggacaTAATTTAGTGTCTTTTTAACAACATTACAGAGAGTGAACATTAAACAACACAACAACTATTTTAAAAGCTttgagttgaaaattttgctaGGTGTGTAAATTTTCACCTCTGGCCAAATTATTGAGATATTTTGCATTTATACACTGTATATACTTATCATGTTGTGATGGAGACACTGGAAATGTCAAGCAGAAATTAaatgaactttaatttttaagtcTTTGCCTTAGGCTTTAATACAATGGTTATTGGTTTAAAATGGAGAGTTATTGGAAAACCTTAGTGAAAACTTTTCTTAAGCTAAGGGGGCTCTGTTTGTTGATAAGCATGTGTATGTGTTATGATATCAAGTAGCTAAGTGATGGGACGTATCCTACTGGTATGTACTCACTCATCTAAACGAAGAGCCTGAGGTGTATTCCTAAAGTTTTACAGTATGGTTTAGTGGTCACTAAAAAGGTGTGAGTATTTGATCCAGCTTGAGAGTCTTGGAGTGCATCTTCATATAAACCTGGGCAGTCAACCAGGCTGGGTATGCAGTATAAGTTCCAAAATGCATGTTTGCAAGACCTATCGAAAGAAATTTCAAAGGGAAGGTTTTAAGCAAAGTTGGTGATAGTTTGATATTATTTTGTGTTAGCTCtaatggtgaaaaaaaaaagtaagacaGATTTAtaacacaaagaaaaacacAGTCATTTACTAGgtcaattagaaaaaaacaagtgTGCTTTTCATcagcaaaatctgaaattttaTCAGGCTTAAAAATCATCACCCATGGTTATGAAGCTGTGATGTTTTGATTAGTTTGGACTTATatttgatgaaattaaaaaaacatagctTCAGTGTAAGCCCATTGAACTATTTTGTTGTTGTGGGTTTTTCTGATTAAAATCCTCTTTCAAAGTGAGGTGAATCATGATGATCACAATCTTTCCTATGATCAGTTTTCAATATTATTAAAGAAGATTAGATGGAGCTGCATTCATGTGCATGTAGACTGTCTTGGTATAAAATTATAGCctaattttcactttgcttgAGAATTTTATACCTAGCTAGGTCAGTTATGTTTagaaaatttcactttaattttcgttttattttttccagcCATAGGTTTTTTCTACAGGTTGTATCTCTAGCTAATGTTGTACAGTGAtcttatttcaattaaattgaGATAATAGGGGTATTCAGTTTTACCTTTTAATTAGTTTCTGTGGATTTCTTGGTATCCTTATCAAAATAAGGGTGTTGTGTCAGCTTTTCAGTGCCAAACCAAATCTGTGTCTGTGATATTGAATTTCAGCTTAGATAACATATTTATTAGCTGATCATTATGATGCATAAGTAAGTGAATGTGGTTTTCAGTGAGAAATGTCTAACTGGAGAACAAAGGCCTAAGGGTGAAAATAAATGGGGAATGTTCTCCTTGTGTTCATGTACTGTCAATCATTTCTGGCCAAAGAAATGTAGCCACAGATTGAATTCTCCAATCATGATGatcgaaaatattttaaaattttgtaagctattgataatgatgatgatgatgtggtGACTGACAATTGGAAactcaacaaaaagaaatatatattttttattacattaATTTACTTGTAACTctaaattttccttaatttagCAGCTATTGCTCTAAAGACACTACCTAACCAGCAAGTTGCAACTATTCTTTTTATGACTGTCAATTTAAATTGTTACCATGTACGCGGTAGTTGAAAACAAGCTAAATGAAAAGAAGACCAATGTTGTCATAATTCataaatactttatttttcattgaaagatttttgtaaaaatgaaGTTAATGAgtattattttgtcattttcctgatatttttctgtttatagaagtacacatttttttctcaaatatgTACAGTATACATTATACACAACTGTGAAGCTCCTTTTTACCCAGCTGTCATTtcctttaaataaattaaatgtttacTGATTGGATATGAATATttcaataatattaatattctCAAAACCTACTGGTTGTTGTAAACAAATcaatcaaccctttaactcccaagatcttataagtaattctctttacttctcccatacagttcttgtgatgttagtttggagaatttggtattggatcaacttatgattccctaactgatatttttctctattctcatcacatgtctgcttgatattgtattgatattataaggggaaattctgtcttggtaactcattggagttaaagggttaaatgtatttataataatattttaattttttcaaaacagaaacaTCACTCACAACTGTTCCAATTTTAAAATTGGCACAGATGTTTTAGCAGGAACATCTGTTTTCCTCAAGGACATTGTTATTATTTACACATTTAATTTAATAGcatgaaaattttcactttgtttaCCATTGTTAATTCTAAAAATTGAATTGCTAGTTACTAAATATTACTCTGTAATTTGTCTCAAAGCCTTATTTCAGATGGTGCCAACTGCGGGAGAGAGATGTGAAGAAATCGTCAGAAAGTGCCTTTAAGCTGTTATTTTATTCATTGGTGTTTGGTTACTGCTCCTATATTCTTTTCAATGGAAATTACAATTTTTACCATGACACCAGTAACTGCTGGAAAGGTTAGTTGATACAGTACCAAACGAAGAAGGTTGAATTGACTGTCAGTGAttaaataaccctttacaccttaaaatcagtatgtatattctccttactgttctctaaacatttcctatgattttgagaaggagaatttgtttagcagtGAAGAccttcttcagttgatgatgtttaatttctttttcttcccttaATATGTATTACAATACTTGTCTTGACAGAATAGTTGTAATGTGTATAAGCTTAGGGTTTAATattggaaaattttcatcctGAACACCCTTGGAAGTCAAAGAACAGTCTAAAACTATTAATTTCATCATAGGTCATTCTTTAATTTATCAGGAGTGATGATTGTATTAAGCATGGATGCATAGCTggctataaaaaaaatacatttaatttaTCAGTAATGTCTCCCATTTGATTTATGTGTACCTTTATCTAGGTTGGTACAAGGGAATGCCTGTTCCTCAAGACATCTACATGTTATATGTGGTAGAAGCTGGATTCTATTTCCATTCTGTATACGCCACACTGTACATGGATCTGTGGCGAAGGGATTCTGTTCTCATGATTGCTCATCATATTGTAGCTAATTTACTCATTCTGTTCTCATTTGCAATGAGGTGAGGTTTTGACTTAAAATTGACCTTTGCTTATTAAAATGTGGCGGAAGTTACTATTAGATTTAATTTGGTAAGTCTATAAAATAAacctaattttttaaagaacagTTACTTCCAGTGGTAAATGTATTTAATATTTAGTTATTATGGCAATAGTTGCCTGTCTGTGTGTCTTAAGCTTTGTGAGAAATTGAAGGGTACATTGCTGGCCAGTCTAGAAAGTTTCCTTGTAATAAGGAGAAAACACATGATGTTACCTTCCAGGTACCACAGTATTGGCCTTCTGGTCTTATTTGTTCATGACCCAACTGATATTATACTTGAATTCACTAAACTGTGCGTTGCTTTCAAGTCACGTGGTGGAAAATACCATCTTCTACCAGATGTAATCAGTGTAGTTGGATTTCTGTCTTTTGCATTAGCTTGGTAAGCAAATTAAGGTaattgaataattaaaaatcttttaacTTTACATCAAAGCCATGCTCTGAATGGAAAACCTACTAAGGGAATTTTCAAGTTGATCATATCATTTCTTGTAATTTCTTAGAGGAGCACATTCAACAGCTTTAAGTTCAGTATTTTGATAAATTGTGTCAGGTTGGAAAAATTTATCCATGCCTAGATCCTGTGTAGAGTGTTTGGCATGAGCTTTTTACCTCTCTGAAAACTCCATTTGGGTCTGTGCCAATTAACCTGCAATAGACTAGCTTAAGGATCCTATCCAGGACATGCAGCAATACTTATGATCACTTTGAGCTTAGTTCAAGACCAAGACAAGCTCCTTGATTTTTGGGCCACTTGGCTATAAACCATAGATTTTTCATTCACTTAATTCAGAATGTTGTGTTTTAGGTTTTACTGCCGACTTTACATCTTCCCAATTAAGGTGCTCTACTCTTGTGGCTGCATCTCTTTGCTTTTCCTTCCTCAAGTCCCTCTGTACTTCTTCTTCAATACCATGATCTGGCTACTATTTTTGATGGACATTTGGTGGTTTCATTTCATTGTGTTGCTCATCATTCGTATCGCTGTTGGAAAAAGCAGTGGTGTGGAAGACACCAGAGAGATTCCCAAAGATTCTCTGAAAGGTGAAGAACACGGACAAGTAGCAAATGGGAAAGTGTTACAGAATGGAGTGCTACATAACTGTGCAAGTCACATTGAGGCCACACATACAAAAGGTTTGTGCTGAGAATATTtttgggaaataattttttttaactcagcAAATTTGCAGTAAGTTGTATGCTTTCCCACCTGGACTTATGATGCTGTGCTCCTTTGTGGTGAGAGAACATGTTGCTTAACAAAtccaaaaatgatttatttcagAATTCAATCAAATGTGTTTGAGGTAAAAGTGGTGGAGAGGAGGGATCCTATAACCAAAACATGGTCTGCCTTTTTTTCCTGTTCATTTTAGAAAACATTGCAtattaagtaaaatttttataatgtgTAACATTATACAACAAAATCTTTTAAATGTGCTGAGATGGGACATTTCTTTCCCACCCAAGACATAACATTCTGTACCCACCTCAACTACAGGTCTACATCCCCTTGGAACTCTGATCCAAGCATGATACACAGCTAACTCAGTTGGTTACTTTGCTGGATTCTCAATCAAATAATCTGGGTTAGAGCCATGGCTGTGTCtttgtgttttggtttttggGTGGGACACTTTCATTTTTATAGTACTTGTTCCCAATCCTGAAGTGCAGATCAGTACATACCAGCTGTAAGGGCAACATGAGGAAAATACCAGGAGGGAATGTGAGAACCTCCTGTTGAACGGCTTCCTGTAAAGGGGAGAGTAGCAGT from Pocillopora verrucosa isolate sample1 chromosome 1, ASM3666991v2, whole genome shotgun sequence includes:
- the LOC131771653 gene encoding ceramide synthase 1 isoform X2, producing MEVGYLEAFTKIWEHVHMQWKDGAPRVTFLTDFIEDISSYSYISARDIIVCLFLGVAFTILRYFLTAAAFKPYFRWCQLRERDVKKSSESAFKLLFYSLVFGYCSYILFNGNYNFYHDTSNCWKGWYKGMPVPQDIYMLYVVEAGFYFHSVYATLYMDLWRRDSVLMIAHHIVANLLILFSFAMRYHSIGLLVLFVHDPTDIILEFTKLCVAFKSRGGKYHLLPDVISVVGFLSFALAWFYCRLYIFPIKVLYSCGCISLLFLPQVPLYFFFNTMIWLLFLMDIWWFHFIVLLIIRIAVGKSSGVEDTREIPKDSLKGEEHGQVANGKVLQNGVLHNCASHIEATHTKEFNQMCLR
- the LOC131771653 gene encoding ceramide synthase 1 isoform X1; the encoded protein is MEVGYLEAFTKIWEHVHMQWKDGAPRVTFLTDFIEDISSYSYISARDIIVCLFLGVAFTILRYFLTAAAFKPYFRWCQLRERDVKKSSESAFKLLFYSLVFGYCSYILFNGNYNFYHDTSNCWKGWYKGMPVPQDIYMLYVVEAGFYFHSVYATLYMDLWRRDSVLMIAHHIVANLLILFSFAMRYHSIGLLVLFVHDPTDIILEFTKLCVAFKSRGGKYHLLPDVISVVGFLSFALAWFYCRLYIFPIKVLYSCGCISLLFLPQVPLYFFFNTMIWLLFLMDIWWFHFIVLLIIRIAVGKSSGVEDTREIPKDSLKGEEHGQVANGKVLQNGVLHNCASHIEATHTKAGQRKYNKEGIKKGEPNQNCDKQKNNEEPGFRRR